One Prolixibacteraceae bacterium DNA segment encodes these proteins:
- a CDS encoding transposase, with translation MGKAINYTLNLWDELCQYTEDGSYIIDNNNVENKVRPVAIGRKNYLFAGSEKGAKRAAMFYTLSSICKMADVEPHAWYTDILNRISDTKPSKYDDLLPQNWKVSS, from the coding sequence ATTGGGAAAGCAATCAACTATACCCTAAACCTATGGGATGAACTGTGCCAATATACAGAAGATGGAAGCTACATTATCGACAATAATAATGTGGAGAATAAAGTACGTCCAGTAGCGATTGGACGTAAAAACTATCTCTTTGCTGGATCAGAAAAGGGAGCAAAAAGAGCAGCAATGTTTTATACCCTATCTTCAATCTGCAAAATGGCAGACGTTGAACCTCATGCATGGTATACAGATATCTTAAATCGTATATCCGACACCAAGCCATCGAAATACGATGACTTACTTCCTCAAAACTGGAAAGTATCTTCATAA